A DNA window from Chelativorans sp. AA-79 contains the following coding sequences:
- the secDF gene encoding protein translocase subunit SecDF: MLHFSRWQTFFIWLTVALGVAYAAPNVIPSSYLSSLPSWAPTSPMTLGLDLQGGSHILLQIDREQLISERLTSTRDDVRRLLRDQRIGYTGLSSSGHFVQVRIRDAAQVEAAKQALDELLQPVTGGLMGTSAIQELELSEPEPGLLRLTLTDEGISYRLASALTQSIEVVSRRVNELGTTEPVIQRQGDDRILVQVPGLQDPQRLKDILGTTAKLTFQMVDQSVPVQEALQGRPPAGTTVMYSRDNPPVPFLIEDRVIVSGENLVDAQTGFDQLTNQPVVTFRFDTRGATRFGQATQENVGRLFAIILDGQVISAPRINEPILGGSGQISGSFTVQSANDLAVLLRAGALPADLNIVEERTVGPGLGQDSIEAGKMAAIIGSILVVVFMFAAYGFLGLIANLALVANVAMIVAVLSVLGATLTLPGIAGIVLTIGMAVDSNVLIYERIREERRLGRSVVQAFDSGFRKALATIIDSNITTLIAAVVLFFLGSGPVRGFAVTLAIGIVTTVFTAFTLTRWLVAQWLRRNRPKELPRGYIRLVPEVTRIPFMKVRLQVFAFSMLLCIASVALLVTVKPNFGIDFTGGTLIEVRAKTGEADIGDIRQRLSAAGIADAQVQSFGTETDALIRIGTAPDAGEEAGNILVRNAQDALLADYDIRRTELVGPTVSNELAWAAVIGVFAAMGGILVYVWIRFEWQFAVGAIIATLNDIILTLGFITITQLQFDLSTVAAILTIVGYSLNDTVVIYDRVRENLRRYKKMPLGQLLDLSDNEMLSRTTMTSVTTFLALLALFIFGGEVIRSFVASMLFGIFIGTFSSIFVAAPSLVFFKLRPVSGPVVETEPAAADTDAARQIPTR, from the coding sequence ATGCTACATTTCTCGCGCTGGCAGACCTTCTTCATCTGGCTCACGGTGGCGCTGGGCGTCGCATATGCCGCCCCGAACGTCATACCGTCCTCCTATCTGTCGTCCTTGCCGAGCTGGGCGCCGACGAGCCCGATGACGCTGGGCCTGGACCTGCAGGGCGGCTCGCACATACTCCTTCAGATCGACCGCGAGCAGCTCATCAGCGAGCGCCTCACCAGCACGCGCGACGACGTGCGGCGTCTGCTGCGCGATCAGAGGATCGGCTATACGGGTCTTTCGTCTTCCGGCCACTTCGTTCAGGTGCGCATACGCGATGCAGCCCAGGTGGAGGCCGCCAAGCAGGCGCTCGACGAACTGCTGCAGCCGGTCACCGGCGGACTTATGGGCACGAGCGCCATCCAGGAGTTGGAGTTGAGCGAACCCGAGCCCGGCCTCCTGCGGCTCACTCTGACGGATGAAGGGATCAGCTACCGGCTTGCCAGCGCGCTCACGCAATCCATCGAGGTGGTGAGCCGCCGTGTCAACGAGCTCGGCACGACCGAACCCGTCATCCAGCGCCAAGGGGACGACCGGATTCTCGTGCAGGTGCCGGGCCTGCAGGATCCGCAGCGCCTGAAGGATATCCTCGGCACGACGGCCAAGCTCACGTTCCAGATGGTCGACCAGTCGGTGCCCGTACAGGAGGCGCTGCAGGGGCGTCCGCCGGCCGGTACCACGGTCATGTATTCGCGCGACAACCCGCCCGTTCCCTTTCTCATCGAGGACCGGGTGATCGTTTCGGGCGAGAACCTCGTCGATGCCCAGACCGGCTTCGATCAGCTCACGAACCAGCCCGTCGTCACCTTCCGCTTCGACACGCGTGGCGCGACGCGGTTCGGCCAGGCCACACAGGAGAATGTCGGCCGCCTTTTCGCGATCATTCTTGACGGGCAGGTGATCTCAGCGCCGCGGATCAATGAGCCGATCCTCGGCGGAAGCGGCCAGATTTCGGGCAGTTTCACGGTTCAGAGCGCAAACGACCTCGCGGTCCTGCTGCGTGCCGGCGCACTGCCTGCGGATCTCAACATCGTGGAGGAGCGGACCGTCGGGCCGGGCCTCGGCCAGGATTCCATCGAGGCGGGCAAGATGGCGGCGATCATCGGCTCGATCCTCGTCGTCGTTTTCATGTTCGCCGCCTATGGCTTCCTCGGTCTGATCGCGAATCTTGCGCTCGTGGCCAATGTCGCCATGATCGTCGCGGTGCTTTCCGTGCTCGGCGCGACACTGACATTGCCCGGCATCGCCGGCATCGTGCTCACGATCGGCATGGCCGTCGATTCGAACGTTCTGATCTATGAGCGCATACGGGAGGAGAGGCGACTCGGGCGATCCGTGGTCCAGGCCTTCGATTCGGGCTTTCGAAAGGCCTTGGCCACCATCATCGATTCCAACATCACGACGCTGATCGCAGCCGTCGTCCTCTTCTTCCTCGGTTCGGGCCCCGTGCGCGGCTTCGCCGTGACGCTCGCCATCGGTATCGTGACGACGGTCTTCACCGCCTTCACCCTCACGCGCTGGCTGGTGGCCCAATGGCTGCGTCGCAACCGTCCCAAGGAACTGCCGCGCGGTTATATCCGCCTCGTGCCGGAGGTGACCCGCATCCCGTTCATGAAGGTGCGGCTGCAGGTCTTCGCCTTCTCGATGCTGCTTTGCATCGCCTCGGTGGCCCTGCTGGTTACGGTCAAGCCGAATTTCGGCATCGATTTTACCGGCGGGACCCTGATCGAGGTTCGGGCAAAGACTGGTGAAGCCGATATCGGCGACATACGCCAGCGGCTTTCGGCGGCAGGCATTGCCGACGCACAGGTGCAAAGCTTCGGCACCGAGACCGACGCCCTCATAAGGATAGGCACCGCCCCGGATGCAGGCGAGGAAGCCGGCAACATCCTGGTCCGCAATGCCCAGGACGCGCTTTTGGCGGATTACGACATCCGGCGCACGGAGCTTGTCGGCCCTACCGTCTCGAACGAACTCGCCTGGGCCGCCGTCATCGGCGTCTTTGCGGCGATGGGCGGCATCCTGGTCTATGTCTGGATTCGGTTCGAATGGCAGTTCGCCGTGGGCGCGATCATAGCCACGCTGAACGACATCATCCTCACACTTGGATTCATCACCATCACGCAGCTTCAGTTCGATCTTTCGACCGTGGCGGCAATTCTCACGATCGTGGGTTATTCGCTGAACGACACGGTCGTCATCTATGATCGCGTCCGCGAGAATCTCAGGCGTTACAAGAAGATGCCGCTTGGGCAGCTGCTCGATCTTTCGGACAACGAGATGCTGTCGCGCACGACGATGACATCGGTCACCACCTTCCTGGCGCTGCTCGCCCTGTTCATCTTCGGCGGGGAGGTCATCCGCTCCTTCGTGGCCTCGATGCTCTTCGGCATCTTCATCGGCACGTTCTCGTCGATCTTCGTCGCCGCGCCGAGCCTCGTCTTCTTCAAGCTGCGGCCGGTCAGCGGCCCGGTCGTGGAAACTGAGCCTGCCGCGGCCGATACGGACGCGGCAAGGCAGATCCCCACGCGGTGA
- the yajC gene encoding preprotein translocase subunit YajC, with protein sequence MFVTPAYAQAAGAPDMLVSILPFVLIFVIMYFLIIRPQRQQMKKRNEMLANVRRGDTVVTGGGLVGKVTKVINDSELEVDLGGTKVTAVRAMLADVRVKGEPAAPDKAAK encoded by the coding sequence ATGTTTGTAACACCGGCATATGCCCAGGCGGCGGGAGCACCGGACATGTTGGTCAGCATTCTGCCCTTTGTGCTGATCTTCGTGATCATGTATTTTCTCATCATCCGGCCGCAGCGCCAGCAGATGAAGAAGCGCAACGAGATGCTCGCCAATGTGCGCCGCGGCGACACGGTCGTCACCGGCGGCGGCCTTGTCGGGAAGGTGACCAAGGTCATCAACGACAGTGAGCTGGAGGTCGACCTTGGCGGAACGAAAGTGACCGCGGTGCGCGCCATGCTTGCCGACGTGCGCGTGAAGGGTGAACCGGCGGCGCCCGACAAGGCCGCCAAATAA
- a CDS encoding ATP-binding protein, with the protein MTDKALQTLNEKLDRLIETISRLAPSAAPEPQFDAADCFVWQAETCSLLPVPHVNRVDISLIKGVDRVRDILIDNTRRFAAGLPANNALLWGARGMGKSSLVKAAHARVNRARETEAGNLKLVEIHREDIESLPKLMTLLKDARYRFILFCDDLSFDHDDTSYKSLKAALEGGVEGRPDNVILYATSNRRHLLPRDMIENERSTAINPSEAVEEKVSLSDRFGLWLGFHKCSQDEYLAMIEGYVRYHGLVIDADTLRAEALEWATTRGSRSGRVAWQFIQDLAGRLGQKLKD; encoded by the coding sequence ATGACAGACAAGGCCCTGCAAACACTGAATGAAAAGCTTGACCGCCTGATCGAGACGATCTCGCGCCTTGCCCCGTCTGCAGCGCCGGAGCCCCAATTCGACGCGGCGGACTGTTTCGTCTGGCAGGCGGAGACCTGCAGCCTTCTTCCCGTGCCGCATGTGAACCGGGTCGATATCAGCCTCATAAAGGGTGTCGATCGCGTGCGCGACATCCTGATCGACAACACGCGCCGCTTTGCCGCAGGGCTGCCTGCCAACAATGCCCTTCTCTGGGGGGCCCGTGGCATGGGCAAGTCCTCGCTGGTCAAGGCCGCGCACGCACGGGTCAACCGCGCACGGGAAACGGAAGCGGGAAATCTGAAGCTCGTCGAAATCCACCGCGAGGACATTGAAAGCCTACCGAAGCTGATGACGCTCCTGAAGGATGCGCGCTACCGCTTCATCCTGTTCTGCGACGATCTTTCCTTTGATCACGACGACACGTCCTACAAATCGCTGAAAGCCGCGCTCGAAGGCGGGGTGGAGGGGCGTCCGGACAATGTCATCCTTTATGCGACATCCAATCGCCGTCACCTGCTCCCGCGTGACATGATCGAGAACGAGCGTTCCACGGCAATCAACCCGTCGGAGGCCGTCGAGGAGAAGGTCTCCCTGTCAGACCGATTCGGCCTGTGGCTCGGCTTCCACAAATGCTCGCAGGACGAGTATCTGGCCATGATCGAAGGATATGTCCGCTATCACGGGCTCGTGATCGATGCTGACACACTGCGCGCGGAAGCGCTGGAATGGGCAACCACGCGCGGCAGCCGGTCAGGCCGCGTCGCCTGGCAATTCATCCAGGATCTCGCCGGACGGCTGGGGCAGAAGCTGAAGGATTGA
- a CDS encoding M23 family metallopeptidase, translating into MLLGITQRHRTLLGRGAAVLLIGGLAGCSSTNFTDGLTTSSTAPVTVAQANQPYPGDVVRPKADVGGGGILQPAAPVSSLPPPSAPTYGASTSAAPVSSNVSSSPLPPPGGASRSAAAPAPVEQPRSSGGQMAAVPQAPKPQAQGGTYTVASGDTLYAISRRTGVSVDRLKQANGLGDGSIRIGQELAIPGASTAVASAAPARKSDPVNVSATPSAKPAAQKPVVAANTKKPEAEEEPKVTAYTPPAESKPKAVEAVDQTEVAALTPEATGVGRLRWPAQGRVIGSFGSNGGRKNDGVDIAVPEGTAVHAAENGVVIYAGDGLKGFGNTVLVRHEDGLVTVYGHASELKVKRGDKVRRGQEIALSGMTGDAERPKLHFEVRKGTSPVDPMTYLR; encoded by the coding sequence ATGCTCTTGGGAATCACACAGCGGCACAGGACATTGCTTGGCAGGGGTGCGGCGGTTCTCCTGATCGGAGGATTGGCCGGGTGCAGCTCCACGAATTTCACCGACGGCCTCACCACCAGCTCGACGGCGCCCGTCACCGTCGCCCAGGCGAATCAGCCTTATCCGGGTGACGTCGTGCGGCCGAAAGCGGATGTCGGCGGAGGCGGGATCCTGCAGCCCGCCGCTCCCGTCTCTTCGCTGCCGCCGCCCTCGGCGCCCACCTATGGCGCTTCGACCAGCGCGGCGCCGGTGTCCTCGAATGTTTCGTCCTCGCCGCTTCCCCCGCCCGGCGGCGCATCGCGGTCAGCCGCAGCGCCGGCGCCCGTGGAGCAGCCGCGCAGTTCGGGGGGGCAAATGGCAGCTGTGCCGCAGGCTCCCAAACCTCAGGCGCAGGGCGGCACCTACACGGTCGCCTCCGGCGACACGCTTTATGCGATCTCACGCCGGACCGGCGTAAGCGTGGACCGGCTGAAGCAGGCGAACGGTCTTGGTGACGGCTCGATCCGCATCGGCCAGGAGCTGGCAATTCCCGGAGCCTCGACGGCCGTGGCTTCCGCGGCGCCTGCCCGCAAGTCGGATCCGGTGAACGTCAGCGCGACGCCGTCCGCCAAGCCTGCTGCGCAGAAGCCGGTCGTCGCTGCCAACACGAAGAAACCCGAGGCGGAAGAGGAGCCGAAGGTCACCGCCTACACGCCGCCCGCCGAATCGAAGCCCAAGGCAGTGGAAGCCGTGGATCAGACAGAGGTCGCGGCCCTCACGCCCGAAGCGACCGGAGTCGGCCGGCTCCGCTGGCCTGCCCAGGGGCGTGTCATCGGCAGCTTCGGCAGCAATGGCGGACGAAAGAACGACGGCGTGGATATCGCGGTGCCCGAGGGAACCGCCGTACACGCGGCGGAGAACGGCGTGGTCATCTATGCCGGTGACGGCCTGAAGGGCTTCGGCAACACGGTTCTCGTGCGCCACGAGGACGGGCTCGTCACGGTCTATGGCCACGCTTCGGAACTGAAGGTGAAGCGTGGCGACAAGGTGCGCCGAGGCCAGGAGATCGCGCTTTCCGGCATGACGGGCGATGCCGAACGGCCGAAGCTGCATTTCGAGGTGCGCAAGGGGACGAGCCCTGTCGATCCCATGACATATCTGCGCTGA
- a CDS encoding protein-L-isoaspartate(D-aspartate) O-methyltransferase produces the protein MTTGEEEREGFAAFMLRMRARNVASKELFAAMEATPRSGFVPAEWKGRAWSNRTVPIECGETLESCDLHGSVLNALDLQPGLRVLEIGTGSGYTSAVMARMAGRVLTLDRYRTLCEQAHQRHEAFNLSNVIVRQADGSEGASDGPFDRIVSWAAFEEPPRRFVDCLASGGIMVAPVGPGDDVQMMSRFTKIGSRFEREDLEPVRLQPLTKGVAQAL, from the coding sequence ATGACCACCGGAGAGGAGGAGCGCGAGGGCTTCGCCGCCTTCATGCTGCGCATGCGCGCGCGCAACGTGGCTTCGAAGGAGCTTTTTGCGGCCATGGAGGCCACGCCGCGCAGCGGCTTCGTGCCGGCGGAATGGAAGGGCCGGGCCTGGTCCAACCGCACGGTGCCGATCGAGTGCGGCGAGACGCTGGAGTCCTGCGATCTGCATGGCTCCGTGCTCAATGCCCTCGATCTACAGCCCGGCCTGCGCGTGCTCGAGATCGGTACAGGCTCGGGCTATACCTCGGCTGTCATGGCGCGCATGGCGGGACGGGTCCTGACCCTCGACCGCTACAGGACGCTTTGCGAGCAGGCGCACCAGCGTCATGAGGCTTTCAACCTTTCCAACGTCATCGTGCGCCAGGCGGATGGAAGCGAAGGGGCGAGCGACGGGCCGTTCGATCGCATCGTCTCATGGGCCGCTTTCGAGGAACCGCCTCGCCGCTTCGTCGACTGCCTTGCCAGCGGCGGCATCATGGTGGCACCGGTGGGGCCGGGCGATGACGTGCAGATGATGAGCAGGTTCACCAAGATCGGCAGCAGGTTCGAGCGCGAGGATCTGGAACCCGTCCGTTTGCAGCCCCTCACCAAGGGTGTCGCCCAGGCTCTCTGA
- the surE gene encoding 5'/3'-nucleotidase SurE — protein MRILLTNDDGIHAEGLAVLERIARTLSDDVWVVAPETDQSGFAHSLSLSEPLRMRRIDDRHFALRGTPTDCVIMAVRKVMDTPPDLVLSGVNNGTNIADDVTYSGTVAGAMEGTLLGIRSIAFSQDYDFVDDVRMIPWETTEAVGPALLERLVTTDLPQGVFLNVNFPRCAPGEVKGTRVTAQGKLVHGLSIDERRDGRGFPYYWLRFGRQKSEIREGTDQAAVRDGYVSVTPLHLDLTAHEVRSALTKALA, from the coding sequence GTGCGGATCCTCCTCACCAATGACGACGGCATTCACGCCGAAGGGCTGGCGGTCCTCGAGCGGATCGCAAGAACGCTGTCCGACGACGTGTGGGTGGTGGCGCCGGAGACCGACCAGTCCGGCTTTGCGCATTCGCTTTCGCTGTCGGAGCCGCTCAGGATGCGCAGGATCGACGACCGCCATTTTGCGTTGCGCGGCACGCCGACGGACTGCGTGATCATGGCTGTCAGGAAGGTGATGGATACGCCGCCCGACCTTGTGCTTTCGGGCGTCAACAACGGGACGAACATCGCCGATGACGTGACCTATTCCGGCACGGTGGCGGGCGCGATGGAGGGCACGCTGCTCGGCATCCGCTCGATCGCATTCAGCCAGGACTATGATTTCGTCGATGATGTGCGGATGATCCCGTGGGAGACCACCGAAGCGGTCGGTCCCGCGCTCTTGGAAAGGCTCGTGACGACGGACCTGCCCCAGGGGGTGTTCCTGAACGTCAATTTTCCCCGCTGCGCACCCGGGGAGGTGAAGGGGACCCGCGTCACCGCCCAGGGCAAGCTGGTGCACGGCCTGTCGATCGACGAGCGCCGCGACGGCCGCGGCTTCCCCTATTACTGGCTGCGCTTCGGGCGGCAGAAGTCGGAGATTCGCGAGGGCACGGACCAGGCAGCCGTGCGGGACGGCTATGTCTCCGTAACCCCGCTGCATCTGGACCTCACCGCGCATGAGGTGCGCAGCGCGCTGACGAAGGCGCTTGCATGA
- the serS gene encoding serine--tRNA ligase — protein sequence MLDIRWIRENTDALVHALEKRGQDGGGARSMVDAIIAADEARRSHLTKLQEAQERRNAASKEIGKAMGAGDKETAERLKAEVAELKSFVQDGEARERELDEALRDLLAGIPNIPLDDVPVGPDETANVEIRRSGKAEVPNWAKEHFEIGEALGLMDFERAAKLSGARFTVLTGTLARLERALGQFMLDLHTTEHGYTEVQPPLLVRDEALFGTGQLPKFAEDQFRTTDGRWMIPTAEVPLTNLVREEILDAEKLPLRFTALTPCFRSEAGSAGRDTRGMLRQHQFYKVELVSITDAESSMEEHERMTACAEEVLKRLDLPYRTVVLCTGDMGFGARKTYDIEVWLPGQKTYREISSCSVCGDFQARRMNARYRAAGDKQPRFVHTLNGSGTAVGRALIAVMENYQNEDGSISIPEILQPYMGGLKKIEPARS from the coding sequence ATGCTCGATATTCGATGGATTCGCGAGAACACCGATGCTCTCGTGCACGCTCTTGAGAAGCGCGGACAGGACGGGGGCGGGGCGCGATCCATGGTTGATGCGATCATCGCCGCCGACGAGGCGCGCCGCAGCCATTTGACGAAGCTCCAGGAAGCGCAGGAGCGCCGCAATGCCGCCTCCAAAGAGATCGGCAAGGCTATGGGCGCCGGCGACAAGGAGACGGCCGAGCGCCTGAAAGCCGAGGTGGCCGAGCTCAAGAGCTTCGTCCAGGACGGCGAGGCGCGGGAGCGCGAGTTGGACGAGGCGTTGCGCGACCTGCTTGCGGGCATCCCCAACATACCGCTCGACGATGTCCCGGTGGGGCCGGACGAGACCGCCAATGTGGAAATCCGCAGGAGCGGCAAGGCGGAGGTCCCCAACTGGGCGAAGGAGCATTTCGAGATCGGCGAGGCGCTCGGCCTCATGGATTTCGAGCGGGCCGCAAAGCTTTCCGGCGCGCGCTTCACCGTACTCACGGGTACGCTCGCCCGCCTCGAACGCGCGCTCGGTCAATTCATGCTGGATCTGCATACGACGGAGCACGGCTATACGGAGGTGCAGCCGCCGCTTCTGGTGCGCGACGAGGCGCTGTTCGGCACGGGGCAGTTGCCGAAATTCGCGGAGGATCAGTTCCGCACCACCGACGGCCGCTGGATGATCCCCACCGCCGAAGTCCCGCTCACCAATCTCGTGCGCGAGGAAATCCTCGACGCGGAAAAGCTCCCGCTGCGCTTCACGGCGCTCACGCCCTGCTTCCGCTCGGAAGCCGGTTCGGCGGGGCGGGATACGCGAGGCATGCTGCGCCAGCACCAGTTCTACAAAGTCGAGCTCGTGTCCATCACCGATGCCGAGAGCTCGATGGAAGAGCATGAGCGCATGACCGCCTGCGCCGAAGAGGTGCTGAAGCGGCTTGATCTGCCGTATCGTACGGTGGTGCTGTGCACCGGGGACATGGGTTTCGGTGCCCGGAAAACTTACGATATCGAGGTCTGGCTGCCCGGCCAGAAGACTTATCGTGAGATCTCGTCCTGCTCCGTCTGCGGCGACTTCCAGGCCCGGCGCATGAACGCGCGCTATCGCGCGGCGGGCGACAAGCAGCCGCGCTTTGTCCACACGCTCAACGGCTCGGGCACCGCTGTCGGTCGGGCGCTGATCGCGGTCATGGAAAATTACCAGAACGAGGACGGCAGCATTAGCATTCCTGAAATCCTGCAGCCTTATATGGGCGGGCTGAAGAAGATCGAACCGGCAAGGAGCTGA
- the tatC gene encoding twin-arginine translocase subunit TatC, whose protein sequence is MNARDDEDEVEKSSAPLMEHLIELRSRLIWAIGAFFVAFLVCFFFAKEIFNLLVIPFQWASRWAGLNSEQVDLIYTAPQEFFFTQIKLAMFGGLVIAFPMIATQVYKFVAPGLYRNERRAFVPFLIASPILFLSGAALVYFFFTPMVMWFFLSMQQVGPENEVQISLLPRVSEYLGLIMTLILSFGLVFQLPVVTTLLARVGLLSSQALADKRKVAIVIAFVVAAVLTPPDPVSQIGLALPTIILYEISIWSARMVERKREEQRQAAEAAEAEESSPASADAGTGPA, encoded by the coding sequence GTGAATGCCAGGGACGACGAAGACGAGGTGGAAAAATCCTCGGCGCCGCTTATGGAGCATCTGATCGAGCTGCGCTCTCGGCTCATATGGGCCATCGGCGCGTTCTTTGTCGCCTTCCTCGTCTGCTTCTTCTTCGCCAAGGAAATCTTCAATCTGCTGGTTATCCCTTTCCAGTGGGCATCCCGATGGGCCGGGCTCAATTCCGAGCAGGTCGATCTCATCTATACTGCGCCGCAGGAATTCTTCTTCACGCAGATCAAGCTTGCAATGTTCGGCGGTCTCGTGATCGCCTTCCCGATGATCGCCACGCAGGTCTACAAGTTCGTCGCGCCGGGGCTTTATCGCAACGAGAGGCGGGCGTTCGTGCCGTTCCTGATCGCCTCGCCGATCCTGTTCCTCAGCGGTGCGGCCCTCGTCTATTTCTTCTTCACGCCGATGGTGATGTGGTTCTTCCTGTCCATGCAGCAGGTGGGGCCGGAAAATGAAGTGCAGATATCGCTTCTGCCGCGCGTTTCCGAATATCTCGGCCTGATCATGACGCTGATCCTGTCCTTCGGGCTGGTTTTCCAGTTGCCCGTCGTGACCACGCTGTTGGCGCGTGTGGGACTTCTTTCCTCCCAGGCGCTGGCTGACAAGCGCAAGGTCGCGATCGTGATCGCCTTCGTGGTCGCCGCCGTTCTGACGCCTCCCGATCCGGTGAGCCAGATCGGTCTTGCGCTTCCAACCATCATTCTCTACGAGATTTCCATCTGGAGCGCCCGGATGGTGGAGCGCAAACGCGAGGAACAAAGGCAGGCTGCCGAAGCCGCTGAGGCGGAGGAGAGCAGCCCGGCCTCGGCGGATGCCGGCACGGGCCCGGCCTGA
- the tatB gene encoding Sec-independent protein translocase protein TatB has protein sequence MLDLGWSEILVIAIVLIVVVGPKDLPRVLRGFGRTTAKLRSMAGDFRRQFDEALREAELDDVKGLADDFRKLDPRAEIRKHFTPLEEAGREIRDGLGEAAKAKPAVTGTASTPEPAAPLKNGAASLPGDGGSSAASATQPAAKAEPSKDTKPAVAKKRTPAAKPASAKKTSAAKATAATARKPSARKKKTAGTAS, from the coding sequence ATGCTCGATCTCGGCTGGTCCGAAATACTTGTCATTGCGATCGTGCTGATCGTGGTTGTCGGGCCGAAGGATTTGCCGCGTGTTCTGCGCGGTTTCGGCCGTACGACGGCGAAGTTGCGGTCGATGGCCGGCGATTTTCGTCGCCAGTTCGACGAAGCGCTGCGTGAAGCCGAACTCGATGACGTGAAGGGACTGGCGGACGATTTCCGCAAGCTCGATCCCCGCGCCGAGATCCGCAAGCATTTCACTCCCTTGGAGGAGGCCGGCCGGGAAATCCGCGACGGTCTCGGCGAGGCGGCGAAGGCGAAGCCGGCGGTCACCGGCACTGCATCCACACCCGAACCGGCGGCGCCGCTGAAGAACGGCGCGGCCAGCCTGCCGGGTGACGGCGGCTCTTCCGCTGCTTCGGCGACCCAGCCGGCCGCAAAGGCTGAACCGAGCAAAGACACCAAACCCGCCGTCGCGAAGAAAAGAACCCCGGCGGCAAAGCCCGCGTCCGCCAAGAAGACGTCCGCTGCGAAGGCTACGGCCGCCACGGCTCGAAAGCCTTCCGCGCGCAAGAAGAAGACAGCAGGAACCGCCTCGTGA
- a CDS encoding twin-arginine translocase TatA/TatE family subunit: MGSFSIWHWLIVLVVVLLLFGRGKIPELMGDMAKGIKNFRKGMGDEAEDAKTVEHRAEEPVTDTKQKASKS, from the coding sequence ATGGGTTCCTTTTCAATCTGGCACTGGCTCATCGTGCTCGTGGTGGTGCTGCTCCTGTTCGGCCGCGGCAAGATCCCCGAACTGATGGGCGACATGGCCAAGGGCATCAAAAACTTCCGCAAGGGAATGGGCGACGAGGCCGAGGACGCGAAGACGGTCGAGCACCGCGCCGAAGAGCCGGTGACGGACACGAAGCAGAAGGCGAGCAAGTCCTAG
- a CDS encoding ABC transporter ATP-binding protein, producing the protein MNETVEKPARVTAGVTFAARLAFEAVSHRFAAGQTTLDRVSLAAEPGEVLCLLGPSGSGKTTLLRIAAGIEAQTSGRVLLNDREIAGPEVFLPPEQRSIGLVFQDFALFPHLTILDNVRFGLTALSRDEAKREAMIALSRVGLERYASAYPHLLSGGEQQRVALARALAPRPAVLLMDEPFSGLDSRLKDAVRAETLSILRQSRATAIVVTHDAEEAMRMGDRIALLRGGRLVQVGTAEELYLRPADLFVAGFFSELNLFDARVAGGRAETPVGQFAAPGRKDGDAVTVAIRLPGFEVAEGGGQVEARVVSRRFLGVVELLELAVPGADEYVRARIRAGQLAAGVRDIWLNVRPADVLVFERRRESA; encoded by the coding sequence ATGAACGAGACCGTGGAGAAACCCGCGCGGGTGACCGCCGGCGTCACCTTCGCCGCGCGGCTTGCCTTCGAGGCGGTGAGCCATCGTTTCGCCGCCGGCCAGACGACGCTCGACCGGGTGTCGCTTGCGGCCGAGCCGGGCGAGGTGCTCTGTCTTCTGGGCCCGTCGGGATCAGGCAAGACGACGCTGTTGCGCATTGCGGCCGGTATCGAGGCGCAGACCTCCGGGCGAGTTCTCCTGAACGACCGCGAGATCGCGGGCCCGGAGGTCTTCCTGCCGCCCGAGCAGCGTTCGATCGGCCTCGTCTTCCAGGATTTTGCACTCTTCCCGCATCTCACGATCCTGGACAATGTGCGTTTCGGCCTGACGGCGCTGTCGCGGGATGAGGCAAAGCGAGAGGCGATGATCGCACTCTCCCGTGTCGGGCTCGAGCGCTACGCATCCGCCTATCCGCATCTTCTTTCCGGCGGCGAGCAGCAGCGCGTGGCGCTTGCCCGCGCCCTCGCGCCCCGCCCGGCCGTTCTTTTGATGGATGAGCCTTTTTCCGGCCTCGATTCGCGCTTGAAGGACGCGGTGAGGGCCGAGACGCTCTCCATCCTGCGCCAGAGCAGGGCGACGGCGATCGTCGTCACGCACGACGCGGAGGAAGCCATGCGCATGGGCGACCGGATCGCGCTTCTGCGGGGAGGCCGGCTGGTGCAGGTGGGAACTGCGGAGGAGCTCTATCTAAGGCCGGCAGATCTCTTCGTGGCAGGCTTCTTCTCCGAGCTCAACCTGTTCGATGCGCGGGTGGCGGGCGGCCGGGCCGAGACCCCGGTCGGCCAATTTGCCGCACCCGGACGAAAGGACGGCGATGCGGTGACCGTGGCGATCCGGCTTCCCGGCTTCGAAGTCGCCGAAGGCGGCGGTCAGGTGGAGGCGAGGGTGGTTTCCCGCCGTTTCCTGGGCGTCGTGGAACTCCTGGAGCTTGCGGTACCTGGTGCGGACGAATATGTGCGCGCGCGCATCCGTGCCGGCCAGCTTGCCGCCGGTGTCCGCGACATATGGCTGAATGTTCGCCCCGCAGACGTACTAGTGTTTGAAAGACGGCGCGAAAGCGCATAA